In Schlegelella aquatica, one DNA window encodes the following:
- the coxB gene encoding cytochrome c oxidase subunit II, producing MKALWHKVGQAGLGLCAALATTGALAVNDLPGGPAVRQVNMHPPVTRIADEQQFLHNMMLWICGVIFVVVFSVMFYSIIKHRKSKGAKPANFHESVKVEIAWTVVPFLIVIGMALPATKAVVAMKDTTNADLTIKATGYQWKWGYDYLKGEGEGISFVSTLDATHREASDAGKPVGDDYLLKVDNPLVVPVDKKIRIVTTANDVIHAWMVPAFGVKQDAIPGFVRDTWFRAEKVGDYYGQCAELCGKEHAYMPIHVKVVSQEDYAKWVESKKKEMAAKADDPNKVWPLEELVARGEKVYAANCAACHKADGTGAGPIKALAGSPIVLSQDKAKQIDIVLHGAAGGAMPAWKQLSDTEIAAVITYTKNAWSNKTGQIVQPAEIVAARK from the coding sequence ATGAAAGCTCTTTGGCACAAAGTGGGGCAGGCGGGCCTCGGCTTGTGTGCGGCTTTGGCCACCACCGGTGCGCTGGCCGTCAACGACCTGCCCGGCGGCCCGGCGGTTCGTCAGGTCAACATGCACCCCCCGGTCACCCGCATCGCCGACGAGCAGCAGTTCCTGCACAACATGATGCTGTGGATCTGCGGCGTCATCTTCGTCGTCGTCTTCAGCGTGATGTTCTACTCGATCATCAAGCACCGGAAGTCCAAGGGGGCCAAGCCCGCCAACTTCCACGAGAGCGTGAAGGTCGAGATCGCCTGGACGGTCGTGCCCTTCCTGATCGTGATCGGCATGGCGCTGCCCGCGACCAAGGCCGTCGTCGCGATGAAGGACACCACCAACGCCGACCTCACCATCAAGGCCACGGGCTACCAGTGGAAGTGGGGCTACGACTACCTGAAGGGCGAGGGTGAAGGCATCTCCTTCGTCTCCACGCTCGATGCGACCCACCGCGAGGCCTCCGACGCCGGCAAGCCCGTCGGCGACGACTACCTGCTGAAGGTGGACAACCCGCTGGTCGTGCCGGTGGACAAGAAGATCCGCATCGTCACCACCGCGAACGATGTGATCCACGCCTGGATGGTCCCGGCCTTCGGCGTCAAGCAGGACGCCATCCCCGGCTTCGTGCGCGACACCTGGTTCCGCGCCGAGAAGGTGGGCGACTACTACGGCCAGTGCGCCGAGCTGTGCGGCAAGGAGCACGCCTACATGCCGATCCACGTGAAGGTGGTCTCTCAGGAGGACTACGCCAAGTGGGTCGAGTCCAAGAAGAAGGAGATGGCCGCCAAGGCCGACGACCCGAACAAGGTCTGGCCGCTCGAGGAGCTGGTGGCCCGCGGCGAGAAGGTCTATGCCGCCAACTGCGCCGCCTGCCACAAGGCCGACGGCACGGGCGCGGGCCCCATCAAGGCGCTGGCCGGCTCGCCGATCGTGCTGTCGCAAGACAAGGCCAAGCAGATCGACATCGTCCTGCACGGCGCGGCCGGCGGCGCCATGCCCGCGTGGAAGCAGCTCTCGGACACCGAGATCGCCGCCGTCATCACCTACACGAAGAACGCGTGGTCGAACAAGACCGGCCAGATCGTCCAGCCGGCCGAGATCGTCGCCGCCCGCAAGTAA
- the ctaD gene encoding cytochrome c oxidase subunit I → MSAVLEPHGHVAGGHAHDHAHDHPHGWRRWLFATNHKDIGTLYLLFSFAMLMVGGVLALLIRAELFQPGLQIVNPQLFNQFTTMHGLIMVFGAIMPAFVGFANWMIPLQIGASDMAFARMNNFSFWLMIPAAIILVASFFMPGGAPAAGWTLYAPLTLQMGPSMDAAIFAMHILGASSIMGSINIIVTILNMRAPGMTLMKMPMFAWTWLITAYLLIAVIPVLAGAITMTLTDRHFGTSFFNPAGGGDPIMYQHIFWFFGHPEVYIMILPAFGIISQIVPAFARKRLFGYTSMVYATASIAILSFIVWAHHMFTTGMPVTGQLFFMYATMLIAVPTGVKIFNWVATMWKGSMTFETPMLFAVGFIFVFTMGGFTGLILSMAPIDIQLQDTYYVVAHFHYVLVAGSLYALFAGFYYWGPKWTGVMYNEARGKFHFWGSLITFNVTFFPMHFLGLAGMPRRYADYPMQFADFNLVASIGAFGFGLMQVYFFLFIVLPMMRGQGAKAPQRPWEGAEGLEWEVPSPAPFHTFETPPKLNASATKVIG, encoded by the coding sequence ATGAGCGCAGTCCTCGAGCCTCACGGTCACGTCGCGGGCGGGCATGCCCACGACCATGCCCACGACCACCCGCACGGCTGGCGCCGCTGGCTGTTTGCGACCAACCACAAGGACATCGGCACGCTGTACCTGCTGTTCAGCTTTGCGATGCTGATGGTCGGTGGCGTGCTGGCCCTGCTGATCCGCGCCGAGCTGTTCCAGCCCGGTTTGCAGATCGTGAACCCGCAGCTGTTCAACCAGTTCACCACGATGCACGGCCTCATCATGGTGTTCGGCGCGATCATGCCGGCCTTCGTCGGCTTCGCGAACTGGATGATTCCGCTGCAGATCGGCGCCTCGGACATGGCCTTCGCGCGGATGAACAACTTCAGCTTCTGGCTGATGATCCCCGCGGCGATCATCCTCGTGGCGTCGTTCTTCATGCCGGGCGGCGCTCCTGCCGCCGGCTGGACGCTCTATGCGCCGCTGACGCTGCAGATGGGCCCCTCGATGGACGCTGCGATCTTCGCGATGCACATCCTGGGCGCCTCGTCCATCATGGGCTCGATCAACATCATCGTGACCATCCTCAACATGCGCGCGCCGGGCATGACGCTGATGAAGATGCCGATGTTCGCGTGGACGTGGCTCATCACGGCGTACCTGCTGATCGCGGTGATCCCCGTGCTGGCCGGCGCGATCACGATGACGCTGACGGACCGCCACTTCGGCACCAGCTTCTTCAATCCGGCCGGCGGCGGTGACCCGATCATGTACCAGCACATCTTCTGGTTCTTCGGGCACCCCGAGGTCTACATCATGATCCTGCCGGCCTTCGGCATCATCAGCCAGATCGTGCCGGCCTTCGCCCGCAAGCGCCTGTTCGGCTACACCTCGATGGTGTACGCCACCGCCTCCATCGCGATCCTGTCGTTCATCGTGTGGGCACACCACATGTTCACGACCGGCATGCCGGTGACGGGCCAGCTCTTCTTCATGTACGCGACGATGCTCATCGCCGTGCCGACCGGCGTGAAGATCTTCAACTGGGTCGCCACTATGTGGAAGGGCTCGATGACCTTCGAGACCCCGATGCTGTTCGCCGTGGGCTTCATCTTCGTGTTCACGATGGGCGGCTTCACGGGCTTGATCCTGTCGATGGCCCCGATCGACATCCAGCTGCAGGACACCTACTACGTCGTGGCCCACTTCCACTACGTGCTGGTGGCCGGCTCGCTGTATGCCCTGTTCGCCGGCTTCTACTACTGGGGTCCGAAGTGGACGGGCGTCATGTACAACGAGGCTCGCGGCAAGTTCCATTTCTGGGGCTCGCTCATCACCTTCAACGTCACGTTCTTCCCGATGCACTTCCTGGGTCTGGCCGGCATGCCGCGTCGCTACGCCGACTACCCCATGCAGTTCGCCGACTTCAACCTCGTCGCTTCGATCGGCGCGTTCGGCTTCGGTCTGATGCAGGTGTACTTCTTCCTGTTCATCGTGCTGCCGATGATGCGCGGCCAGGGCGCCAAGGCCCCGCAGCGTCCGTGGGAAGGCGCTGAAGGCCTCGAGTGGGAAGTGCCGTCTCCGGCTCCTTTCCACACCTTCGAAACGCCGCCCAAGCTCAACGCCAGCGCGACCAAGGTGATCGGCTGA
- a CDS encoding cytochrome oxidase small assembly protein, with product MQPDDKHKQNLRLGLILATIALAFFVGFIVRIAFFGH from the coding sequence ATGCAACCCGACGACAAGCACAAGCAGAATCTGCGGCTGGGCCTGATCCTGGCGACGATCGCGCTGGCGTTCTTCGTCGGGTTCATCGTGCGCATCGCGTTCTTCGGCCACTGA
- a CDS encoding cytochrome c oxidase assembly protein has product MSHARIRSDNRRMVGKLLVIALAMFGFGYALVPMYRAICDALGINVLSVAERQQPGMAAGKPVNTQVDTSRLITVEFDANARGPWEFKPAVRSLQVHPGEMATVMYEFRNVQSRAMAAQAIPSYAPKQATAHFNKLECFCFTEHTLAPGESKAWPVVFVIDPKLPKDVTTITLSYTFFEVGGKVPQAPAGGAVKATSAAMAWEPRT; this is encoded by the coding sequence ATGAGCCACGCCCGCATCCGCAGCGACAACCGCCGCATGGTCGGCAAGCTGCTTGTCATCGCGCTGGCGATGTTCGGCTTCGGCTATGCGCTGGTGCCGATGTACCGAGCGATCTGCGACGCGCTGGGCATCAACGTGCTGTCGGTGGCCGAGCGCCAGCAGCCGGGCATGGCAGCGGGCAAGCCGGTCAACACGCAGGTGGACACCAGCCGCCTCATCACGGTGGAGTTCGACGCCAATGCGCGCGGCCCCTGGGAGTTCAAGCCGGCGGTGCGCTCGTTGCAGGTGCATCCGGGCGAGATGGCCACGGTGATGTACGAGTTCCGCAACGTGCAAAGCCGCGCGATGGCCGCACAGGCCATTCCCAGCTACGCGCCCAAGCAGGCGACGGCCCACTTCAACAAGCTCGAGTGCTTCTGTTTCACCGAACACACGCTGGCACCGGGCGAGAGCAAAGCGTGGCCGGTGGTGTTCGTCATCGATCCCAAGCTGCCGAAGGACGTCACCACCATCACGCTCTCGTACACCTTCTTCGAGGTCGGCGGCAAGGTGCCGCAGGCACCCGCAGGCGGTGCGGTGAAGGCCACGTCGGCTGCGATGGCGTGGGAGCCTCGCACATGA
- a CDS encoding DUF2970 domain-containing protein: protein MTRDDLHHPPGADLKAAVRRKGSFWQTMKAVAWSFFGVRKSSEYDKDVSQLNPVHVIVAGIIGAVVFVVLLVLLVRWVISSGVAA from the coding sequence ATGACCCGCGACGACCTGCACCACCCGCCGGGCGCCGACCTGAAAGCGGCGGTGCGCCGCAAGGGCTCGTTCTGGCAGACCATGAAAGCCGTCGCCTGGTCGTTCTTCGGGGTTCGCAAGTCCTCCGAGTACGACAAGGACGTGAGCCAGCTCAACCCTGTGCACGTGATCGTGGCCGGCATCATCGGCGCCGTGGTGTTCGTGGTCCTGCTGGTCTTGCTCGTGCGCTGGGTCATTTCCAGCGGCGTGGCTGCATGA
- a CDS encoding cytochrome c oxidase subunit 3: MSATTHHGSTPYYFVPGPSRHPVMAAIGLFFVILGAGQWVNGHAWGAYSLLFGLIWSGVILFQWFRDAIRESEGGLYSDRVDVSYRWSMSWFIFSEVMFFGAFFGALFWARAFTLPMLGDLDHQILWPDFRAIWPSTQPGVTASPAGTVEPFQVIGPWPLPTINTALLLTSGVTLTIAHHALRAGNRSKTIAFMWLTVLLGLTFLLVQGYEYAHAYRDLNLKLSSGIFGSTFFMLTGFHGFHVFVGMLMLLFITLRLMKGHFTPERHFGFEGAAWYWHFVDVVWLGLYILVYWM, translated from the coding sequence ATGTCGGCAACGACGCATCACGGCTCGACGCCTTACTACTTCGTGCCCGGACCGTCCCGGCACCCGGTCATGGCCGCGATCGGCCTGTTCTTCGTGATCCTCGGCGCCGGCCAGTGGGTCAACGGCCACGCCTGGGGCGCGTACTCGCTGCTGTTCGGCCTGATCTGGTCGGGCGTGATCCTGTTCCAGTGGTTCCGTGACGCCATCCGCGAAAGCGAGGGCGGCCTCTACAGCGACCGCGTCGACGTCTCCTACCGCTGGAGCATGAGTTGGTTCATCTTCTCGGAGGTGATGTTCTTCGGCGCGTTCTTCGGCGCGCTGTTCTGGGCCCGCGCGTTCACGCTGCCGATGCTGGGCGACCTCGATCACCAGATCCTGTGGCCCGATTTTCGCGCCATCTGGCCGAGCACCCAGCCGGGCGTGACCGCCTCGCCGGCCGGCACGGTGGAGCCCTTCCAGGTGATCGGTCCGTGGCCGCTGCCCACGATCAACACCGCCTTGCTGCTCACCTCGGGCGTGACGCTGACCATCGCTCACCACGCCCTGCGCGCCGGTAACCGCAGCAAGACGATCGCCTTCATGTGGCTGACGGTGCTGCTGGGCCTCACGTTCCTGTTGGTCCAGGGCTACGAATACGCCCACGCCTACCGCGACCTGAACCTCAAGCTGAGCTCGGGCATCTTCGGCTCGACGTTCTTCATGCTGACGGGCTTCCACGGCTTCCACGTGTTCGTCGGCATGCTGATGCTGCTGTTCATCACCCTGCGGCTCATGAAGGGCCACTTCACGCCCGAGCGTCACTTCGGCTTCGAGGGAGCGGCCTGGTACTGGCACTTCGTCGACGTCGTGTGGCTGGGCCTGTACATCCTCGTCTACTGGATGTAA
- a CDS encoding twin transmembrane helix small protein: protein MKIVVALAFVLIIGSLASALVFMMRDGRDGKPKTNNMVRALALRVGISILLFVFILISYKLGWIQPTGVPLVR, encoded by the coding sequence ATGAAGATCGTCGTCGCCCTGGCCTTCGTGCTCATCATTGGAAGCCTCGCCTCCGCACTCGTGTTCATGATGCGCGACGGCCGCGACGGCAAGCCCAAGACGAACAACATGGTGCGCGCCCTGGCCTTGCGCGTGGGCATCTCCATCCTGCTGTTCGTCTTCATCCTGATCAGCTACAAGCTCGGCTGGATCCAGCCCACCGGCGTGCCGCTCGTACGCTGA
- a CDS encoding SURF1 family protein — translation MRSDRWRRWAVLLAALGAVAATTMLGRWQLSRAAQKEALAEELRTQSLAAPVDLGAVSPAEAADPRWRSRRVIARGHWQAARTVFLDNRQMNGRPGFYVVTPLRLSGRDDAILVQRGWVPRDLQDRTRLPEVKSPDGEVRILARIAPPPTKLYEFAGEQSGPIRQNLDLQSYARETGLVLWPVSLVQLDDPGAPGPHDGLARQWPQPAVDVHKHYGYAAQWFALAALIAGLYVWFQLLRPRLRRSR, via the coding sequence ATGAGAAGCGATCGCTGGCGACGCTGGGCGGTGCTGCTCGCCGCCCTGGGCGCGGTGGCCGCCACCACGATGCTCGGGCGGTGGCAGCTCTCGCGCGCTGCGCAAAAAGAGGCTCTGGCGGAAGAACTGCGCACGCAGTCCCTGGCGGCGCCGGTGGACCTCGGCGCCGTCAGTCCCGCGGAGGCGGCCGATCCGCGCTGGCGCTCGCGCCGCGTGATCGCGCGCGGGCACTGGCAGGCTGCGCGCACCGTTTTCCTCGACAACCGGCAGATGAACGGGCGGCCGGGCTTCTATGTGGTCACGCCTTTGCGACTGTCGGGCCGCGACGATGCCATCCTCGTGCAACGCGGTTGGGTGCCGCGCGACCTTCAGGACCGCACACGGCTGCCCGAGGTGAAGAGCCCCGATGGGGAGGTGCGTATCCTGGCACGCATCGCCCCACCACCGACCAAGCTGTACGAGTTCGCGGGCGAGCAGTCCGGGCCGATCCGGCAGAATCTGGACCTTCAGTCGTATGCGCGCGAAACGGGCCTTGTGTTGTGGCCGGTGTCGCTCGTCCAGCTCGATGATCCCGGTGCGCCGGGGCCGCACGACGGCCTCGCCCGTCAATGGCCGCAACCGGCGGTCGATGTCCACAAGCACTACGGCTACGCCGCGCAGTGGTTTGCGCTGGCCGCCCTGATCGCAGGTCTTTATGTCTGGTTCCAACTCCTCCGCCCGCGGCTCCGACGCTCGCGCTGA
- a CDS encoding SCO family protein, whose amino-acid sequence MPVPAIEDDARRTRMGRLKMLFVLLVCAAPVIASYFTYYVIRPEGRSNYGTLILPQRPLPALTLTDLQGHTVAAASLKDQWLLVVVAGGACDATCERQLYLQRQLREALGRDRDRLDKVWLVTDAAPVRPEVQQAIPFTQVLRADAAQLASWLEPEPGHVLGDHLYVVDPMGYWMMRFPAEADPARIKRDLERLMRASQHWDRPGR is encoded by the coding sequence ATGCCGGTGCCGGCGATCGAGGACGATGCGAGGCGCACGCGCATGGGCCGCCTGAAGATGCTCTTCGTGCTGCTGGTCTGCGCGGCACCCGTGATCGCTTCGTACTTCACGTACTACGTGATCCGCCCGGAAGGCCGCAGCAACTATGGCACGCTGATCCTGCCGCAGCGCCCGCTGCCGGCGCTCACGCTCACCGACTTGCAGGGCCACACCGTGGCGGCGGCCAGCCTCAAGGACCAATGGCTGCTGGTGGTTGTGGCGGGCGGCGCCTGCGACGCCACGTGCGAGCGGCAGCTCTACCTGCAGCGCCAGTTGCGCGAGGCCCTCGGGCGTGACCGCGACCGGCTGGACAAGGTGTGGCTCGTCACCGATGCGGCGCCTGTCCGCCCCGAGGTGCAGCAGGCCATCCCGTTCACCCAGGTGCTGCGTGCGGATGCGGCCCAACTGGCGAGCTGGCTGGAGCCGGAACCCGGCCACGTGCTGGGCGACCATCTCTACGTGGTCGACCCGATGGGCTATTGGATGATGCGCTTCCCCGCCGAGGCCGATCCCGCCAGGATCAAGCGCGACCTGGAGCGCCTGATGCGCGCGTCGCAGCACTGGGATCGCCCGGGACGGTGA
- a CDS encoding COX15/CtaA family protein, which produces MDAQNLYDLTPVARLALLGIVVAMGPLAWVWLRNRHAPPARRLAALTALTLFLTFDLVLFGAFTRLTDSGLGCPDWPGCYGNASPIGARDEIHAAQSAMPTGPVTFSKAWIEMIHRYLATGVGVLITVMAIASWIERKRLALSPWWATATFVWVCVQGAFGALTVTMKLYPAIVTAHLLGGLALLALLTAQWRIYRAGSLALTGGLRRYAGVALALLVAQVALGGWVSTNYAVLACTDFPTCQGQWWPPMDFEHGFALLRELGAGKGGGYLPFAALTAIHVTHRVGALVVIVVVGGLALALIRQPEPAARRYGLALVIGLAWQFVTGLGNVVLGWPLLAAVAHTGGAAALIAVLTALLTDSHPARLGRTAAVQLVPAS; this is translated from the coding sequence ATGGACGCGCAGAACCTGTACGACCTCACGCCGGTGGCGCGGCTGGCGCTGCTGGGCATCGTGGTGGCGATGGGGCCGCTGGCCTGGGTGTGGCTGCGCAATCGCCACGCGCCGCCCGCACGCCGCCTGGCGGCGCTCACGGCGCTCACGTTGTTTCTCACCTTCGACCTCGTGCTGTTCGGCGCGTTCACGCGATTGACGGACTCCGGCCTCGGGTGCCCCGACTGGCCCGGTTGCTACGGCAACGCGAGCCCGATCGGCGCGCGCGATGAGATCCACGCGGCGCAAAGCGCGATGCCCACCGGGCCGGTGACGTTCAGCAAGGCCTGGATCGAGATGATCCACCGCTACCTCGCCACGGGCGTGGGCGTGCTGATCACGGTGATGGCGATTGCGAGCTGGATCGAGCGCAAGCGGCTGGCGCTGTCGCCGTGGTGGGCCACCGCGACCTTCGTGTGGGTGTGCGTGCAAGGCGCCTTCGGTGCGTTGACGGTGACGATGAAGCTGTACCCGGCCATCGTCACCGCCCACCTGCTCGGCGGCCTTGCGCTGCTCGCGCTGCTGACGGCTCAGTGGCGCATCTACCGCGCGGGGAGCCTCGCGCTCACGGGGGGGCTCAGGCGCTACGCCGGCGTGGCGCTTGCGCTGCTCGTGGCGCAGGTGGCCCTGGGTGGCTGGGTCAGCACGAACTACGCGGTGTTGGCCTGTACCGACTTCCCCACCTGCCAAGGGCAGTGGTGGCCGCCGATGGATTTCGAGCACGGCTTCGCCCTCCTGCGCGAACTGGGCGCCGGCAAAGGCGGCGGCTACCTGCCGTTCGCGGCCCTCACGGCGATCCACGTGACGCACCGCGTAGGCGCCCTGGTCGTCATCGTCGTCGTCGGCGGCTTGGCGCTGGCGCTGATCCGCCAGCCGGAGCCGGCCGCGCGCCGCTACGGCCTGGCGCTCGTCATCGGCCTGGCGTGGCAGTTCGTCACCGGGCTGGGCAACGTGGTGCTTGGCTGGCCGTTGCTCGCCGCGGTGGCCCATACCGGGGGAGCCGCTGCCCTCATCGCGGTGCTGACCGCCTTGTTGACCGACTCCCATCCGGCGCGGCTGGGCCGCACGGCGGCGGTCCAGCTCGTACCGGCCTCCTAG
- the cyoE gene encoding heme o synthase: protein MPGSLAQSSSPRHSRVAQFYALTKPRVVQLIVFCAVIGMFLAVPGLPDWQVALAATAGIWLVASAAAAFNCLVEQHIDAKMQRTAWRPTAKGELTNVQTLLFSGVLCGLGMAVLYALVNPLTMWLTFGTFVGYAVIYTVVLKPLTPQNIVIGGASGAMPPVLGWAAVRGEVSPEALLLFLIIFLWTPPHFWALALYRAEDYRKSGLPMLPVTHGSEFTRLNVLLYTLVLFAATLLPFIYGMSGWLYLGSAWVLGGWFIVYAWRLWRDYSDALARRTFRFSILYLALLFAALLIDHYLEPWL, encoded by the coding sequence ATGCCCGGATCTCTCGCTCAATCCTCCTCGCCGCGACACTCGCGCGTGGCGCAGTTCTATGCGCTCACCAAGCCGCGGGTGGTGCAGCTCATCGTCTTTTGCGCCGTCATCGGCATGTTCCTGGCCGTGCCCGGTCTGCCCGACTGGCAGGTGGCGCTCGCGGCCACGGCAGGCATCTGGCTCGTGGCCAGCGCGGCCGCGGCCTTCAACTGCCTCGTGGAGCAGCACATCGATGCCAAGATGCAGCGCACCGCCTGGCGGCCCACGGCCAAGGGCGAGCTGACCAACGTGCAGACGCTGCTGTTCTCCGGGGTGCTGTGCGGGCTGGGGATGGCGGTGTTGTACGCCCTGGTCAACCCGCTGACGATGTGGCTCACCTTCGGTACGTTCGTCGGCTACGCGGTCATCTACACCGTGGTGCTGAAGCCGCTGACTCCGCAGAACATCGTCATCGGCGGCGCCTCGGGCGCCATGCCCCCGGTGCTCGGCTGGGCCGCGGTGCGCGGCGAGGTGAGCCCGGAGGCGCTGCTGCTGTTCCTCATCATCTTCTTGTGGACGCCCCCGCATTTCTGGGCCCTGGCGCTGTACCGCGCCGAGGACTACCGCAAGTCCGGTCTGCCGATGCTCCCGGTCACGCACGGCTCTGAGTTCACGCGGCTCAACGTGCTGCTCTACACGCTGGTGCTGTTCGCCGCGACCCTGCTGCCCTTCATCTACGGCATGAGCGGCTGGCTGTACCTGGGATCGGCGTGGGTGTTGGGCGGCTGGTTCATCGTGTACGCCTGGCGCCTGTGGCGCGACTACTCCGACGCGCTGGCGCGCCGCACCTTCCGCTTCTCGATCCTGTACCTGGCGTTGCTGTTCGCCGCGCTGTTGATCGACCACTACCTGGAGCCCTGGCTGTGA
- a CDS encoding SCO family protein, with product MISRRRLLLAASAPLALAGCDRLGFGPPRPRFRSIDITGVGYARDFRLKDPSGQERTLADFKGKVVAVFFGFTQCPDVCPTSLTELTQVKQALGPDGDRLQGVFITVDPERDTPPILKEYMAHFDPSFVALRGTPEETAAVAKEFKVYYAKVPGKTPDTYTMDHTAGVYLFDPAGQVRLFARHGQGADALVHDIRELLRTAG from the coding sequence GTGATCTCCCGTCGCCGACTGCTGCTCGCCGCATCCGCCCCGCTGGCGCTCGCCGGATGCGACCGGCTGGGCTTCGGGCCGCCGCGCCCGCGGTTTCGCAGCATCGACATCACCGGTGTCGGCTACGCGCGCGATTTCCGCCTCAAGGACCCGTCGGGCCAGGAGCGCACGCTCGCGGACTTCAAGGGCAAGGTGGTGGCGGTGTTCTTCGGCTTCACGCAATGTCCCGACGTGTGTCCGACCTCGCTGACCGAGCTCACGCAGGTCAAGCAGGCGCTGGGGCCGGACGGCGACCGTCTGCAAGGCGTGTTCATCACGGTGGACCCGGAGCGCGACACGCCTCCGATCCTCAAGGAGTACATGGCCCACTTCGACCCGAGCTTCGTGGCGCTGCGCGGCACGCCGGAGGAGACGGCCGCCGTGGCCAAGGAGTTCAAGGTCTACTACGCCAAGGTGCCGGGCAAGACGCCGGACACCTACACGATGGATCACACCGCCGGGGTCTACTTGTTCGACCCGGCCGGGCAGGTCCGGCTCTTCGCACGACACGGCCAGGGCGCCGACGCCTTGGTGCACGACATCCGCGAGTTGCTGCGCACGGCAGGTTGA
- a CDS encoding SDR family oxidoreductase — protein MLVDRVALVTGAASGIGRALALAYARSGAKVVVSDLHADGGEETVRLVREQGGEAVFVAADVSRAEDCQRLVEVAQTRFGGLDVACNNAGIGGELAPTADHTLEGWNQVIAVNLTGVFLCMKYQIPAMLARGGGAIVNMASILGQVAFASAPAYTAAKHGVVGLTQAAALEYSAQGVRVNAVGPAFIRTPMIERLEADPAGYQQLVALHPIGRLGQPEEVAELVLWLSSPQASFVTGAYYPVDGGFLAR, from the coding sequence ATGCTGGTGGATCGTGTGGCGCTCGTGACGGGCGCAGCCTCGGGGATCGGCCGGGCCCTGGCGCTGGCCTATGCCCGCTCAGGGGCGAAGGTGGTGGTGTCGGACCTCCATGCCGACGGGGGCGAAGAGACGGTGCGGCTCGTGCGCGAGCAGGGCGGCGAAGCGGTGTTCGTCGCGGCCGACGTGAGCCGCGCCGAGGATTGCCAGCGCCTCGTGGAGGTGGCCCAGACGCGCTTCGGCGGGCTCGACGTGGCCTGCAACAACGCGGGCATCGGCGGCGAACTGGCGCCCACGGCGGACCACACGCTGGAGGGCTGGAATCAGGTGATCGCCGTCAACCTGACCGGCGTGTTCCTGTGCATGAAGTACCAGATTCCCGCGATGCTCGCCCGCGGCGGGGGCGCGATCGTCAACATGGCGTCCATCCTCGGACAGGTCGCGTTCGCCAGCGCGCCGGCCTACACGGCCGCCAAGCACGGGGTGGTGGGGCTGACTCAGGCCGCGGCACTCGAGTACTCGGCCCAGGGGGTGCGGGTCAACGCGGTCGGACCGGCCTTCATCCGCACGCCCATGATCGAGCGGCTGGAAGCGGACCCGGCGGGGTATCAGCAGCTGGTGGCCCTGCATCCGATCGGGCGGCTCGGCCAACCGGAGGAGGTGGCGGAGCTGGTGCTGTGGCTGAGCTCGCCGCAGGCGTCGTTCGTGACCGGGGCCTACTACCCGGTCGACGGCGGCTTCCTGGCGCGCTGA